agaaacaaaagtgATATTTGAATTAGCAAATAGGCAATTCAATGTTCTTCTGAACAATGATTCCCAAATATggattaaagagagaaaaaatcatgcCATCAACAGTAGAAATGATTCATACACATATCTATGAAGCTGGCTTCAGCAATGTGTAAATTTAAGGCATAAGCAACTCTATTCCATATGGAAGATCACTTTTTTTGCTGTTAGCTCTGCCTTCAAGTATTCTTAAGTAACAATTTCATAAGAACAAAATCCTCAAGGTCCAGGGTTTCCCTTAGCTGGTTTCCATGGACGATCTTGTTCACTTTCATAACCATGCGTAAAAATCTTAAACCTTTCCATTAATAACCAACGCTAtaatgttttgttcttttaaatcttaaatctGAATCCTCCCTATGTCAGAGCAGATCTAACTCTTAAAAACAACAGGTGATTTCTATTGGCTTTTCAAAATTATAGCGCATGCTTTAATAACAGAAGATTAGCCACCCAGATAAACAAACAGATGCTGGAAAACATGCTTGCAGATTCAAGTGCGCATCCAAGTATGATAAAAGAGTTTCTCTTTAATATTGCAAGATAGATACTATCAATCATCTCGATCAGTATTTTCTACATGTAAAATCACAAAATACATACTGATCAAGAACAAAGAAGATGATACAAGAGTTATAGCTTCTCACCATATGTGCGGTTGGCAACAACAACTCTTGCTCCTTTCTCATATGCACCATAAGCAAGGGCCTTTCCAGCTCCACCAGCTCCCATGACAACAAAGAGTTTACCTGCCAACGGTGAAACAGATGCAGGGGCACCATTGGATGCTGCAAGGAGAATTCAGGGTTAAAGGAAAATACATCGACCAAGAAAGTGTAAACAGAACACACCTTGTAACATAAATACAAACCTCCTAATGCCTCCTCAATAGCTGCTATGGCTCCAAGATAGTCAACATTGTAGCCCTTTAGTTTCCCGTCATCCGGTCTCCTAATCATGCAACTAATAGCTCCAATTTCctgccaaaaaataaaaattataataaaacatgCACTATGATGCAGAGATGAAACAAGCGTCTTTTTCTGAAATTGAAGTTCTTCTTCAAGGTGATGGTGTGAAcaagttttaaattatgaatGCCTCAGAGTGACAAGATACCTTCGCTATTGGATCGACCTCATCGCAGCACTTGAGTCCATCTTCTTTGTGAGGAATTGTATAACTGTATTTTACAAGGAATAAATGTGCAGGAACCATCCAAGGATTTGAATAATATACGATACCGTCTATATCAAGCATGACAGACACTTGTATTATTTGACAAATTCCCAGGAATTTACTTTGCGCACAATTCATTCTTCTGAAGCtggtaattaaagaaaatgtctAAAACTTCAATTTGAAGATCACTTGTTAAGATTCCTTCTTTAACTTCTAAAAGCTCTAAACTTAGAATTCATATCCAAAGCTTTCGAATTTCAAAAAAGCAAGTGTAATCTTCTCGTCAATACGAGGCAGTATATAGCCCCAAAACTTCATATGGAAGTCTAGCACTGTAAGAGGAAAACGGACACGATGTAAAACTTATTTTAGCCATTTTAGCCGAACAAGAGGATATGGAAATAAAATACAACGCATGATTTGTGTTACATGCGTAAATATTTCAGAGAAAAGTTTTACCTGTATCCAGCAAAGTCTGGAGATGAATACGTGGATATATAATTTGCAACACTATCAACCAACAGAGGCAGATAGATTCCATTAAAGCCAACTGACTTAAATGCTGCATTATAGAGGTGAGGACTTTTGCTATGACCAATAGGATTCCCAATAACACCATGTACTTTGGTATCAGCTTCAATCTGTCTGAGATTGTAAAGTTCCAATAAATCTTTGACAGTTGGTTGCCCTGGAGCAGACACCACTCCTGCCTCAATTGAACCAAAAGTGAGAAAGGCTCCATATTTTGCAGCAAGCACCCTTGACATTAAACCTCTCTCGCCCATAACAAGTCCTATCATTGGAACCTATGATTCATCTGAAGCGTCaattacaaacaatacaaaggtttacaaaataaagatattataaCTAGTCGGGCATATCACGCGGATGCTCATCATTGTCATTCAACATTAGCACGTACTCACATTTGACATGACATTTTAGAGAGGAGAATATTTCATATGAGACAATCTTGCAATTCAAAACGCATGCACTTCCATGACTTGCAAGCTACTTACTTGTAAATTCACAATTATGTGAAACATCCGTGCATTATCTGTAATGTCTAAAGCAGTTGTTGCAACCTTCACTATATCAGCTCCAGTAGCTTGTATCCTGGCCACAAGGTCACCTATTTCCTCTATGGAGGGAGTGCATTCGTAGTTGTGTGAAGAAACAATGATCTTGACCTTTTCAGGTTTCTTCCCttgaatgaaattataaaactctTGAGCTACCTTCAAgcatcaaaaataaaagtttcagTAAAAAACCTGTCTAACTGCTGTGgtaaatataaatcaagtacTCATCAAATGACTTTCTctacaaaaataatagaatacAGAAGGTAGAAAGGCTAACCTTAAGTTCGATGTCTATAAAATCTGCTCCCAATTCCATGGCTATTTGCAGTGCCTTTTGTCGCTTGTTTTCATCACCATCATACTGACCGCCTTCCCATTTCGGTCTAAAACATATATGATCCATGGGGAAAATTCGTATGAATCCAATAGCAAAGGAATACTACAGCACAGTATCAAAGGGGAGATGGAACACAGAATAGGCCAAAGCtgaattttcaaaatgtttgacAAAAAGTTCACCAAACCTTATGAATAACCAGGCTACTTAACTTGGGATTTGAACaaatgaaagaataaattaaagcaTTTCTGAGTCAGTACACACGTTCTACTCTGTTCTttgtaaaagttaaaaaagCGGCTACACAAGTTCTTATAATTTGCAATTAACACAAGTGTGAAACTTGGATTATTTAAAGCAATCACTAAGACAATCTCATTTTTATAGCACAAATTGTTGGTTTATGATCTACTACCTGTAAGTGATAAGAGTGGGTAAAGGGCATTGTTTAATCAAGGCTTCGAGATCATTTCTAGGACTGAAATTCTTCAAGAAATCCACCCGAACTTCAGCAACGTCGGCCCCAAGCTCCTTCGCCCTTTTCATTTGAACCAACATTTGATCAACTGATTCTGCCATTATCGGTGCACATATCAGTGTCGAATTTCTTCGCTCTCCGTCAGCGCTTTGGAGATCCATAGAAGTCAACTAAAATCcaccaatcaataaaaaaaattcagcattCAAATAGTTAAACATGAATGATCAATATCCAAAACTAATTGAAcccaataaaatttataaaaaaactagaaaaaattctTCCTTTGATCCAACTCTTCGGGTCTCTCTTTCCATTAAGTTTCTCATTAGCCAATCAAATAAACATTAAAGCAAACAAGAAATAATCAAGTATACATTGACACAATAGCTCCTTTTCGATctcagaaaaaaaatgttaataaaaataaaaaatgctccATTTGGTGCTATAAAAGTACGGGAAACAGAGTAGATATGATCAGAAACTGAGTAATCAAAATAGCCCAGAAAACTAAAATCTATGATAACCAATGCCCTGTACAACAACTATCAAATTCACTTAAATTCAACATTTCGACAATTTCTTCTATGCAACAAGAACcataaaattaaaccaaaattttctattctttcttctttccattCCAATCAGCCGAAGAAAAGACTAAAATTTATgtctacccagaaaaaaaaacctcaagaaaTGAgcgtttcttttcctttcctttcctttccaacAGTTCCCTGGGAAgtaaacagaaaaacaaagagaagataGAAAGGAAACGTTACCGAGACGCTGCCACGTGAATATCTCTATCTTCCGCTTGATGCTTAGCTGCTGCTGTCGTCTAAGGTTTAAGCAGGCAGAGAAGAAGGTGGCCAAGTAGTATTGAACTTGAttgacttgttttttgttttaatttatttttcgaGAGAGAAAACGACAGTGTGTTTGGTGGGCGAGGTAGGTAGCGTGTGACTAGTACCATTTCTGTCTCGCCtgtctgttctttttttcttactctCTGGTTAAAAAAACTAGACCGTTAGCCTGTTGGAGCAAcggatttttaaaaattgtaaaaatagaaAGACACAGAAAAAGCTGTTAGTTTAGTTGATTATATatggtattattatatttatataaatataaatatatttattattaataaaaaattaatttatctttaatatttatataatattaaattaataaatttaatattaaatttataaatttagaataaaaataaaaagttgactTAATACGTGATCTCTGAAAACACATGCAGGCTAACCCTTTTAAATATTCGGACAGCTCTCATGTTGTGGCCAGTGGGTACTGTTCCTCTATGGACAACATGTATACAGTATTGTATGCTACTTcgtacaaaaattaaaaacaataaattaatagggattaagaaggaaaaaaattacatagtttatatagtttaaaaaattacactgtttatataattgataataatttatatttctacgagatatatataaatttaattaaataaaattaaaaattattttttaaaatattttttacactatCACAAtcatatttttactatttttttttggagtttagaaatataataacgattatttttttaaatattttttatttaaaaatataataaaatattattttttttaaaaaattatttttgatatcaagatattaaaataatttaaaaatattataaaaatattaattttaaaaaaacatttaatgttttttaaaatatttttaaaatacaaaaataaatatttgcagGAAGTACCAAGATAGAATCCGTACGTATTTCaccaaacattattttaaactGTTATAACTAGGTCGTATTCAGGACCTCCTGTAATAAATATGGACCCACAATGATCAGGGGTCAGTTTCACATGTTTAGGACAAGTCTTGTTCTTTTCCAGGAGAAGAGGATCGATGAAAATATTcacattcaattcaaattttatttttagaatcattttaaattttaaaattaaattttaaataaaattcaatctatgaaaataaattgaagattaatccttttaatttacattaaaaaataaaattaatattaaaactaatatcCTTAAAATATTTACATTCAATTTGATAACTTGTCTAGTCTTAAGAATTTAAAATCCTGTATAAAGGTATTTAagaggtgtttgagagtgtgataacaattgtttttttctagacaatacatcaaaatatatatttttattttttaaaatttaattcttgatatcagcacatcaatacaatttaaaaatataaaaaaattaattttaaaaaattaaattttaacaaatctCTGTTTGGACCACATTTCCAAATAAGagcttagatttatttatttattttagttatttgtgGTGATGGCAGTGGAGAAGAATTAGAATAAGATAGAGgtaataaaagtaatataaaaaataaaataaattgaatttagtaataaaataaaaaataaatttaatttatttatagttgaattcaaatttaatacTATTATTGAATTCAATCGTAGCATAGAATTGGTTCTAGATATACGGGAGTGTATTTAACAAAcgttttcaattatttatcaatttaagaGGTGTAATTCCGACTCTGATTTGTTCAGGCAGACTGGTTTCCCTGCCAGTGATCGTTTTCATGTGCTTAATACCAATCCAATTCTTTAGGGTTATGTTCTTGATTGATTTCATGGGCTTACTAGGGCATATTGCAGAAGCTTATGCAACCATTCCAGTCGAAACCACTAACGATGGCTGGCATGATTTAAGACCCTGCAGATCTTCAAGATTCAAGAAGGGCTAGAGCCAACCTCTCTGGCTGCACTGCAGCTACACCACCTTGCACCCCACACTAACTGAGCTCATAAGCTGTTGCAAgtttcatgaaatttaattttctagatCATTTGATTCCAAGTTTTACAAAAAGGTTTTTCAAATCTAGTTTGCGCAACATCCCATATTTGTAGTTCAACAATAAGAGAAGAATTACTTCAATAATCTACATTCATAAATCATAGCTTTATTATAGAGCAGTAGTCATCACTAACACTGGATATATTGATGATAAAACTGGTCTCAACAATCCATCATCtttgatttatgaattaatatttgaaattagatAACAGTTTATTTTTATCACACATTACAGCATACTTTGCATGATGCAATAAATCAGAATTTGGCTAGAACAATCTCCCGCATGAAGTCTTTCGGCGCTGCAAGCAGAGACAAAAAAATGAGATTATTTCAATCATGGATGAAACTACAGAAACCATGTTCACCTTAATGCATTAAACAAGATTTCATGAGGTCTGTTTTGAAGCAACTTTAAGGAAGACTGACTTTGCGACGGGCTTTATATCTATGGTGGACAATCAAAGCTTCAGCAAATTGGGATTGCAGGAATTTGGCTGATAGAAGAGTTATTGCAATTTCAGTAGTCCAAGATCGTGATTAAAACTTGTCTGACTAGAATATAGGAACATCCTGTTTAAATCCAAGTTTGCATCAGAGTAGTTGGATGGTTTATCAGGTGTAAATTTCCATTGCTAGGAACTATTATCCGGCCTCAATGGAGGAGACAGTAGGCCTCTGGAAGAAATAAATGAGATACCTTCTCTGCCGGTGAAGAGGCTGAACTGTCCAATGGCCTGTTTGAGGAACATCTCAACTCCGCTCACTGTAATGGCTCCAGCAGCATCAGCATCTTCTAATAGTCTGGTTTTTCTTGGTGTATAAACAGCATCGAATACCAGCTGGTAGTTCCCCAAGGTTGCCTTCAACAAACAATGAAGGTTTTAATAATGAGAACGGAAATGAaattctgtttctttttatgcAGTAGAGCGAACCTCGGCCACCGGGATTCGGTCTGTACTTGGATGCATTCCTATTGGTGTTGCATTGGCAAGGATTGCTCCCTTCTCAGGCTGGAAATGTGCTAGACTATCAAAATGTTGAGCTTCACCAGAAACAACCTGAGCAAGAGACTTTGCCCTGTCTTTTTGGAAAACACGAGAAAGAGATAAGATGGTTTTAGATGCTCTATAATTCTTATCTTTCTAGTTCACAAGTAACTAATCAGAATGCTGCTTTAAGGCAAAGGAGAGAAAACAGTGTTTTTACCAAGATCAATGTCGAAAATAATCACACGGGCTCCTCTACTTTTAGCACCAACTGCAATTGCTCTTCCTGCGCCTCCAGCACCAACAACCACAAACTGTTTCCCAGCCAATGGAGAATTTAAAGATGCGCCATTGATGTATCTTTGATCTGTAATATCCACATGAACAATGTCTATACATCACTAACTCTACTTGATAATCTATAATAAGTATTTACAGTCACTTTCAAAACACGTACAGAATTCTAAAGATACAGAGTTGAGGAGATGATGTCAGTACCTTTCAAAGCATCCTCAATTGAAGCTATTGAACCCTCACAGTCTGTGTTATAACCTATCAGCTTCCCATCACTAGGCTTCCTTATGATGGTATTAACAGCACCTATAGACTGACAGGGACATAATGTTGGATACGTTGCAATATATCAGGTCTATAATCAAGAATTGTAATgacaagcaaagaaaaattacaatagATCATTGCTATCAGCAAGAGGATATATTTCTAAGACAGTCAGTGAACATCAAGTTTCTGCGAGGATGTAAAATCGAAGCTAAAATCACCTTAGCCAGTGGATGGACTTCGTCACAGAACTGCACGACAGCTTCTTTGTATGGAAACCCAACACTACGGTTCAAAAATgatcaaaagaagaaattgcATTAGGAAGGACGATTGACAAAAGAACAATTATTATGTGatttccagaactgaaaatacTCTGGCCTGTTAAGAGCTTTCATATACGAAACAACAGAATGTAGCATACAAGCAGACGACATTTCACGATGCTTGTCATACCCCTTCCAATTTTATGTAAATTGGACATTAAACTgagagaaaaataagttttttcgCAAGTGATTACAAATGAAGCgaaattttatattagaaaatatggATGCTTACATAACTTCAAAATTGACTATAAAACTGCACATGGCATACCTATAACCAGCAAAGTCAGGGCTTGCGTAGACTTCAAAGAACTCCTTgagatcatcaacaaacattggcaCATAAATCCCATTAAAGTTCGCATGCCTGAAGGCAGGATTGTGCAGTATAGGGCCTTTGCTGTGGCTAACTGGTTTTGAAACAAGACCGAAAACTTTAGTATCTGAATTGATGTTCTCAACCTTGTAGGCTTCTCTAAGGCTGTCTAAAGTAGGCAAACCAGGAATTGAATTTCCTTCCATGGCTCCATAGACTAAAGCACCACCGAATTTGGGACACAATAACTGGCTTATGAGGCCTCTTTCCCCTAATGAGTATGCAACCGCTGGCACCTGCACTTTACAGTAAGTCCTGATTGTATCACGCTAGAAAGTCTGATACAAAGAATCTTATCTTGAAACTAAAGTCATGACCAACACTGTATCTGATAGTTCTTGTTCGACAACGAAAACATCTTCAAATTGCAGTTGAAATTGgaatataactaaaaaatcataagtTTCGAAGATTTTCACTTTCATTTCTATTTCCAATCTACTTCTGTAGTAAggaacttcattttattttctggaTTAACTTTCATTTCAGTGACAACTTATCCTTCTCCATTTGTGCATGTATACAAATGAAgcatgttttccttttattcaaaaagtATTGAGTGATGCATGCCGCATCTAGATTCTTTAATT
This window of the Populus trichocarpa isolate Nisqually-1 chromosome 13, P.trichocarpa_v4.1, whole genome shotgun sequence genome carries:
- the LOC7473892 gene encoding bifunctional 3-dehydroquinate dehydratase/shikimate dehydrogenase, chloroplastic — its product is MDLQSADGERRNSTLICAPIMAESVDQMLVQMKRAKELGADVAEVRVDFLKNFSPRNDLEALIKQCPLPTLITYRPKWEGGQYDGDENKRQKALQIAMELGADFIDIELKVAQEFYNFIQGKKPEKVKIIVSSHNYECTPSIEEIGDLVARIQATGADIVKVATTALDITDNARMFHIIVNLQVPMIGLVMGERGLMSRVLAAKYGAFLTFGSIEAGVVSAPGQPTVKDLLELYNLRQIEADTKVHGVIGNPIGHSKSPHLYNAAFKSVGFNGIYLPLLVDSVANYISTYSSPDFAGYSYTIPHKEDGLKCCDEVDPIAKEIGAISCMIRRPDDGKLKGYNVDYLGAIAAIEEALGASNGAPASVSPLAGKLFVVMGAGGAGKALAYGAYEKGARVVVANRTYGKAKELASKVGGQAIALAKLKDFHPEEGMILANTTSVGMKPRIEDTPLAKEALKHYALVFDAIYTPKLTTLLREAQEAGSTIVYGTEMFINQAFVQFERFTGLPAPKQLIRDVLARNT
- the LOC7473893 gene encoding bifunctional 3-dehydroquinate dehydratase/shikimate dehydrogenase, chloroplastic — protein: MGRAGILANSTMVCAPLMSRSVEQMVIDMQSAEAQGADAVEVRLDYINSFQPSQDLETIIRNKPLPVIIVYRPRWEGGQYEGDEHTRLEALRLAHELGADYIDVELKVASDLVREVKNKHQTGGKVIVSSYLSGATPSKEDLSHLVASMQATKADIIKVVSNANDITELDRIFHLLSHSEVPAVAYSLGERGLISQLLCPKFGGALVYGAMEGNSIPGLPTLDSLREAYKVENINSDTKVFGLVSKPVSHSKGPILHNPAFRHANFNGIYVPMFVDDLKEFFEVYASPDFAGYSVGFPYKEAVVQFCDEVHPLAKSIGAVNTIIRKPSDGKLIGYNTDCEGSIASIEDALKDQRYINGASLNSPLAGKQFVVVGAGGAGRAIAVGAKSRGARVIIFDIDLDRAKSLAQVVSGEAQHFDSLAHFQPEKGAILANATPIGMHPSTDRIPVAEATLGNYQLVFDAVYTPRKTRLLEDADAAGAITVSGVEMFLKQAIGQFSLFTGREAPKDFMREIVLAKF